The stretch of DNA CCTGCACGAATGGCGTAACGATGGCCACACTGTCTCCTCCCGAGACTCAGCGAAGTTGAAATGTTTGTGATGATGCAATCTACCCGCGGCTAGACGGAAAGACCCCATGAACCTTTACTGTAGCTTTGCATTGGACTTTGAACCAATCTGTGTAGGATAGGTGGGAGGCTTTGAAGCGGGGACGCCAGTTCCCGTGGAGCCATCCTTGAAATACCACCCTGGTTTGTTTGAGGTTCTAACCTTGGTCCGTTATCCGGATCGGGGACAGTGCATGGTAGGCAGTTTGACTGGGGCGGTCTCCTCCTAAAGTGTAACGGAGGAGTTCGAAGGTACGCTAGGTACGGTCGGACATCGTGCTAATAGTGCAATGGCATAAGCGTGCTTAACTGCGAGACCGACAAGTCGAGCAGGTACGAAAGTAGGACATAGTGATCCGGTGGTTCTGTATGGAAGGGCCATCGCTCAACGGATAAAAGGTACTCTGGGGATAACAGGCTGATTCCTCCCAAGAGTTCATATCGACGGGGGAGTTTGGCACCTCGATGTCGGCTCATCACATCCTGGGGCTGTAGCCGGTCCCAAGGGTATGGCTGTTCGCCATTTAAAGTGGTACGTGAGCTGGGTTTAAAACGTCGTGAGACAGTTTGGTCCCTATCTGCCGTGGGCGTTGGAAATTTGAAGGGGGCTGCTCCTAGTACGAGAGGACCGGAGTGGACGAACCTCTGGTGTACCGGTTGTCACGCCAGTGGCATTGCCGGGTAGCTAAGTTCGGAAGAGATAACCGCTGAAAGCATCTAAGCGGGAAACTTGCCTTAAGATGAGATTTCCCGGAGCCTTGAGCTCCTTGAAGGGTCGTTCGAGACCAGGACGTTGATAGGCTGGGTGTGGAAGTGCAGTAATGCATTAAGCTAACCAGTACTAATTGCCCGTACGGCTTGTCCCTATAACCTTGGTAGGCTATAGACAAGTCAAGAATACAGCTGCAGTTTGTTGATACTGCTACCCCAAGAACAACAAGAACTTGCTTCTTCCGGATTGGTGAAGTTTGACCATGTGGTCAAATCTCACGACAAGTCAAAGCCTGATGACCATAGCAAGTCGGTCCCACCCCTTCCCATCCCGAACAGGACCGTGAAACGACTTTGCGCCGATGATAGTGCTGCAACCAGTGTGAAAGTAGGTTATCGTCAGGCTAGTTATATGAAAAACCCCACCAGGTGATCCTGGTGGGGTTTTTTGCTTTGTATTTTCAGATCACGCCCCGGCGCTATCGTTCAGGTTCTTGCGCAGGTCGACCAATTGGTCACGCAGCTGGGTCATCTCGTCCACCGAGCATTTCGTGGCGCACAGGATCTCCGGCGTCAAGGCTGCCGCATCCTGGCGCAAGGCCCGGCCCGGTTCGGTAAGAGAGACGATGACCTGCCGTTCATCCGCGCGGGCGCGCGCCCGCTGCAGCAGGCCCTGCGTTTCCATCCGTTTCAGCAGCGGCGTCAGGGTCGCTGAATCCAGGAAAAGGCGCTCGCCGATTT from Massilia varians encodes:
- a CDS encoding MarR family winged helix-turn-helix transcriptional regulator — protein: MKNSPASPFSAPVLGEQLCFALYSTSLAMMRVYRGLLPKLGLTYPQYLVMMVLWEQDELTVSEIGERLFLDSATLTPLLKRMETQGLLQRARARADERQVIVSLTEPGRALRQDAAALTPEILCATKCSVDEMTQLRDQLVDLRKNLNDSAGA